One Actinosynnema pretiosum DNA segment encodes these proteins:
- the eda gene encoding bifunctional 4-hydroxy-2-oxoglutarate aldolase/2-dehydro-3-deoxy-phosphogluconate aldolase, translated as MTTAAHATAQDLLALSPVVPVVVVDDAEHAVPLAQALLRGGIGVIELTLRTPVALEAIERVAAEVPEIVIGAGTVTAPEHAAAAAKAGAAFLVTPGSTDRVLGAAEDTGLPFLPGAATVSEAMRLAERGLTALKFFPAEAAGGADYLKSIGGPLPGLRFCPTGGITVDTAPRYLALPNVGCVGGSWLAPKDALLSGDYARIESLARAAAALR; from the coding sequence GTGACCACCGCAGCACACGCGACGGCCCAGGATCTGCTGGCGCTGTCCCCCGTCGTCCCGGTCGTCGTCGTGGACGACGCCGAGCACGCCGTGCCGCTGGCGCAGGCGCTGCTGCGCGGCGGGATCGGCGTCATCGAGCTGACCCTGCGCACCCCGGTCGCGCTGGAGGCGATCGAGCGGGTCGCCGCCGAGGTGCCGGAGATCGTGATCGGCGCGGGCACGGTGACCGCGCCGGAGCACGCGGCGGCGGCGGCGAAGGCGGGCGCGGCCTTCCTGGTGACTCCGGGGAGCACGGACCGGGTGCTGGGCGCGGCGGAGGACACGGGCCTGCCGTTCCTGCCGGGCGCGGCGACCGTCTCCGAGGCCATGCGCCTGGCCGAGCGCGGCCTGACCGCCCTCAAGTTCTTCCCGGCGGAGGCGGCGGGCGGCGCGGACTACCTGAAGTCGATCGGCGGCCCCCTGCCGGGCCTGCGCTTCTGCCCGACGGGCGGCATCACGGTGGACACCGCCCCGCGCTACCTGGCCCTGCCGAACGTCGGCTGCGTCGGCGGTTCGTGGCTGGCCCCGAAGGACGCCCTGCTGTCGGGCGACTACGCCCGCATCGAGTCCCTGGCCCGCGCGGCGGCAGCGCTGCGCT